The segment AACCTTATAGAGCATGGCGCAGCTGTACGCCCCGATGGCAAAAAACCCTGCATGGCCTAATGATATCTGACCCGTATACCCGATGAGGATGTTCAGACCCAGGGCCACGATGGCGTGAATGGCCATCAGATTAAATAGATAAGCGTAGTAATGCCCCCCTAGCAATGGGAAAAGCCCCAGGGCAAAAAAAAGCACTATGGTCCAGAAGACCTGTACCTTGCTGTCAAAGAGTCGAATATCCTCATAGTAATCCCTCTTCATGTCCATAGTCTGAGGTTCCCCCTTGGATGCCTGGCCGCCCAAAAGAAATGGCAAGATCCTGTATCAAAATCAAAGCCCCTCTGTCAAGCACCAACTCAGCCCAACTGTACCACGCCCAGTAACTCCTCACTGTTAACAGCTCCATGTCTTAGGATCTTGAAGGGTTCCACCGTGCAATCAAGCACGGTGGAGGGTGGACCTCCTGAAAGCCTTCCCCCATCCAGGACACCATCCACGCTATTTAAGAGCGTATGGGGTATTTCTTCTATTAAAATGGCTGAGGGCCCCCCTGATGGATTGGCGCTGGTGCCCACCACCGGTGACCCTACTTCTTTGACCAGGGCTTGAGCCAGGGCATGTGAACTCCAGCGCACTCCCACGCCCCCTCCGGGGCCTATGAGAGCCTCGGGCAAACCTTTTTTGGCTGGAAGCACTAAGGTCAAGGGCCCAGGCCAGAATCTTTCCATGAGGTATTCTGCAGGGGGGGGTATCCTCTCCACGAGCTTCTGCAGCATGCTCAGCCCATCCACGATACACAGCA is part of the bacterium genome and harbors:
- a CDS encoding L-threonylcarbamoyladenylate synthase, whose protein sequence is MKGRPFLRDVKSIAKSILGGGVVVYPTETYYALGAHFMCEAALDRIYRIKLRTYEAPLLCIVDGLSMLQKLVERIPPPAEYLMERFWPGPLTLVLPAKKGLPEALIGPGGGVGVRWSSHALAQALVKEVGSPVVGTSANPSGGPSAILIEEIPHTLLNSVDGVLDGGRLSGGPPSTVLDCTVEPFKILRHGAVNSEELLGVVQLG